The following coding sequences are from one Epinephelus fuscoguttatus linkage group LG7, E.fuscoguttatus.final_Chr_v1 window:
- the csde1 gene encoding cold shock domain-containing protein E1 isoform X3: MERGSSEPPVARNTGSAPSTSTGPMPIPRSSSVSCHPHPGSKKHKRTPLYQRSMSFDPGMLHNNGHTAYANGTGPGIRETGVVEKLLTSYGFIQCSERQARLFFHCSQYNGNLQELKIGDDVEFEVSSDRRTGKPIAVKLLKIKPEVLPEERISGQVGPDLHAFPFTVLHGYIHPVVSAIPVHLDGKSAPGQVPTGSVCYERNGEVFYLTYTPDDVEGNIHLDTGDKVSFYMETNKHTGAVSARNIQLVKKKQMRCQGVVCATKEAFGFIERADVVKEIFFHYSEFKGDLEALQAGDDVEFTIKDRNGKEVATDVRLLPQGTVIFEDISIEQFEGTVVKVIPKVPTKNQNDPLPGRISARIGFTDKELPFGEKDTKSKVTLLEGDHIQFNISTDRRDKLERATNIDILPDTFNFTKETREMGVIAAIRDGFGFIKCVDRDARMFFHFSEVLEESQLHISDEVEFTVVPDMLSAQRNHAVRIKKLPKGTVSFHTQSEQRFMGVVEKEVVATTNKNTSPTKGKEKKKDKAKVVEKESEEGVIAYEDCGVKLTVAYHTKDLEGGGYPQVGDKVEFSINEVKRTGQQSAVSIRVLNRNASNAKRLLGFVATLKDNFGFIETANHDQEIFFHYSEMCGDLESLELGDTVEYTLSKGKGNKVSAEKVTKVAAVNGISEDVGATVMMGKVIRPLRSVDPSQTEYQGLIEVTEEGATKGQNYPFGIMGMSNKADCLQKGELVKFQVCTVAQTGQKMACYVVPQRRAMVECVKDQFGFITYEVGESKKLFFHVKEVQDGLELQTGDEVEFSVVLNQRTGKCSACNVRRVSEGPKPVVTPRPDRLVNRLKSITLDDASAPRLVIVRQPRGPDNSKGFNVERKTRQPGVID; this comes from the exons ATGGAAAGAGGCTCATCTGAACCTCCAGTGGCTCGCAACACTGGCTCTGCCCCATCTACCTCTACTGGTCCCATGCCTATCCCCCGCTCCTCCTCCGTCTCTTGCCATCCCCACCCAGGAAGTAAAAAACACAAGCGGACTCCTTTGTATCAGAGATCA ATGAGTTTTGACCCTGGCATGCTCCATAACAATGGACACACTGCGTACGCCAACGGCACAGGGCCCGGCATTAGAGAGACTGGTGTGGTGGAAAAGCTCCTGACTTCCTACGGGTTCATCCAGTGCTCCGAACGCCAGGCCCGTCTCTTCTTCCACTGCTCTCAGTACAATGGCAACCTGCAGGAGCTTAAAATAGGAG ATGATGTAGAGTTTGAGGTTTCCTCTGACAGGCGCACTGGCAAGCCCATAGCAGTGAAGCTGCTAAAGATAAAGCCAGAGGTGCTGCCAGAGGAGCGCATCTCGGGCCAGGTGGGGCCAGACCTGCACGCCTTTCCCTTTACTGTGCTGCATGGTTATATTCATCCA GTTGTCTCAGCAATCCCCGTGCACCTGGATGGAAAATCTGCTCCCGGCCAGGTGCCCACTGGCAGTGTTTGTTATGAAAGAAATGGG GAAGTGTTCTACCTTACCTACACCCCTGATGATGTGGAGGGAAATATCCACCTGGACACtggtgacaaagtcagcttttaTATGGAAACCAACAAGCA TACTGGTGCAGTCAGTGCTCGGAACATTCAGCTGGTGAAGAAGAAGCAAATGAGGTGCCAGGGTGTGGTATGTGCTACAAAG GAGGCTTTTGGCTTTATTGAGAGGGCTGATGTGGTGAAGGAGATCTTCTTTCACTACAGCGAGTTCAAGGGTGATCTGGAGGCTCTGCAGGCTGGAGATGACGTAGAGTTCAcaatcaaagacagaaat GGTAAAGAGGTAGCCACAGATGTAAGGCTGCTCCCCCAAGGAACAGTCATCTTTGAGGATATCAGCATTGAGCAGTTTGAAGGCACTGTCGTCAAGGTCATTCCCAAGGTTCCCACCAAGAATCAG AATGACCCTCTACCGGGCCGTATCAGTGCCAGGATTGGTTTCACTGACAAGGAGCTGCCATTTGGCGAGAAGGACACAAAGTCCAAGGTGACCCTGCTGGAGGGAGACCACATCCAGTTCAACATTTCCACCGACCGCAGAGACAAGCTGGAGAGGGCAACCAACATTGACATCCTCCCAGACACCTTTAATTTCACCAAGGAAACCCGTGAAATG GGGGTGATTGCAGCTATACGTGACGGGTTTGGCTTTATTAAGTGTGTGGATCGAGATGCCAGGATGTTCTTTCACTTTAGTGAGGTCCTGGAGGAAAGCCAACTGCACATCTCAGATGAAGTGGAGTTCACTGTTGTGCCT GATATGCTGTCAGCTCAGAGGAACCATGCAGTGCGCATTAAGAAGCTGCCCAAGGGCACAGTGTCCTTCCACACCCAGTCTGAGCAGCGCTTTATGGGTGTGGTGGAGAAGGAAGTTGTGGCAACCACCAACAAGAATACCAGTCCCACCAAGGGCAAGGAAAAG AAAAAAGACAAG GCTAAAGTTGTAGAAAAG GAATCAGAGGAAGGAGTGATTGCATATGAAGACTGTGGAGTGAAGCTCACTGTGGCATACCATACCAAGGACCTAGAGGGAGGAGGATACCCACAGGTTGGAGACAAG GTGGAGTTCTCCATCAATGAAGTGAAGCGAACTGGCCAGCAGAGCGCGGTCTCCATTAGGGTCCTCAACCGTAATGCCTCCAATGCAAAGAGGCTGCTTGGATTTGTTGCTACACTGAAGGACAACTTTGGCTTCATTGAGACAGCAAATCATGACCAGGAGATTTTCTTTCACTACAG TGAAATGTGTGGAGACTTGGAGAGCTTGGAGCTGGGCGACACAGTGGAGTACACGCTCTCTAagggaaaaggaaacaaagtCAGTGCTGAAAAGGTTACCAAAGTGGCTGCAG TGAATGGCATCAGTGAGGATGTTGGTGCAACAGTGATGATGGGGAAAGTCATCCGTCCCTTACGCAGTGTGGACCCCTCCCAGACAGAATACCAAGGGCTTATTGAAGTCACAGAGGAAG GTGCAACTAAAGGGCAGAATTATCCCTTTGGAATCATGGGTATGTCAAACAAGGCCGATTGTCTGCAGAAAGGAGAGCTTGTGAAGTTCCAGGTTTGCACAGTAGCCCAAACTGGACAGAAGATGGCCTGTTATGTGGTACCTCAGCGTAGAGCCATGGTGGAGTGTGTCAAAGACCAG TTTGGCTTCATCACATATGAAGTTGGTGAGAGCAAGAAGCTGTTCTTCCATGTAAAAGAAGTGCAAGATGGCCTTGAGCTCCAGACCGGGGATGAGGTGGAGTTCTCAGTTGTCCTCAATCAACGCACAGGAAAATGTAGTGCCTGCAACGTACGCAGAGTCAG CGAGGGGCCTAAACCAGTGGTGACTCCGCGTCCAGATCGTCTGGTTAACCGACTGAAGAGCATCACTCTTGACGACGCCAGTGCTCCCCGCCTGGTGATTGTAAGACAGCCCCGCGGTCCTGACAATTCAAAG GGCTTCAATGTGGAGCGCAAGACTCGCCAGCCCGGCGTCATTGACTGA
- the csde1 gene encoding cold shock domain-containing protein E1 isoform X4, which produces MERGSSEPPVARNTGSAPSTSTGPMPIPRSSSVSCHPHPGSKKHKRTPLYQRSMSFDPGMLHNNGHTAYANGTGPGIRETGVVEKLLTSYGFIQCSERQARLFFHCSQYNGNLQELKIGDDVEFEVSSDRRTGKPIAVKLLKIKPEVLPEERISGQVGPDLHAFPFTVLHGYIHPVVSAIPVHLDGKSAPGQVPTGSVCYERNGEVFYLTYTPDDVEGNIHLDTGDKVSFYMETNKHTGAVSARNIQLVKKKQMRCQGVVCATKEAFGFIERADVVKEIFFHYSEFKGDLEALQAGDDVEFTIKDRNGKEVATDVRLLPQGTVIFEDISIEQFEGTVVKVIPKVPTKNQNDPLPGRISARIGFTDKELPFGEKDTKSKVTLLEGDHIQFNISTDRRDKLERATNIDILPDTFNFTKETREMGVIAAIRDGFGFIKCVDRDARMFFHFSEVLEESQLHISDEVEFTVVPVGPVYKLFTKDMLSAQRNHAVRIKKLPKGTVSFHTQSEQRFMGVVEKEVVATTNKNTSPTKGKEKESEEGVIAYEDCGVKLTVAYHTKDLEGGGYPQVGDKVEFSINEVKRTGQQSAVSIRVLNRNASNAKRLLGFVATLKDNFGFIETANHDQEIFFHYSEMCGDLESLELGDTVEYTLSKGKGNKVSAEKVTKVAAVNGISEDVGATVMMGKVIRPLRSVDPSQTEYQGLIEVTEEGATKGQNYPFGIMGMSNKADCLQKGELVKFQVCTVAQTGQKMACYVVPQRRAMVECVKDQFGFITYEVGESKKLFFHVKEVQDGLELQTGDEVEFSVVLNQRTGKCSACNVRRVSEGPKPVVTPRPDRLVNRLKSITLDDASAPRLVIVRQPRGPDNSKGFNVERKTRQPGVID; this is translated from the exons ATGGAAAGAGGCTCATCTGAACCTCCAGTGGCTCGCAACACTGGCTCTGCCCCATCTACCTCTACTGGTCCCATGCCTATCCCCCGCTCCTCCTCCGTCTCTTGCCATCCCCACCCAGGAAGTAAAAAACACAAGCGGACTCCTTTGTATCAGAGATCA ATGAGTTTTGACCCTGGCATGCTCCATAACAATGGACACACTGCGTACGCCAACGGCACAGGGCCCGGCATTAGAGAGACTGGTGTGGTGGAAAAGCTCCTGACTTCCTACGGGTTCATCCAGTGCTCCGAACGCCAGGCCCGTCTCTTCTTCCACTGCTCTCAGTACAATGGCAACCTGCAGGAGCTTAAAATAGGAG ATGATGTAGAGTTTGAGGTTTCCTCTGACAGGCGCACTGGCAAGCCCATAGCAGTGAAGCTGCTAAAGATAAAGCCAGAGGTGCTGCCAGAGGAGCGCATCTCGGGCCAGGTGGGGCCAGACCTGCACGCCTTTCCCTTTACTGTGCTGCATGGTTATATTCATCCA GTTGTCTCAGCAATCCCCGTGCACCTGGATGGAAAATCTGCTCCCGGCCAGGTGCCCACTGGCAGTGTTTGTTATGAAAGAAATGGG GAAGTGTTCTACCTTACCTACACCCCTGATGATGTGGAGGGAAATATCCACCTGGACACtggtgacaaagtcagcttttaTATGGAAACCAACAAGCA TACTGGTGCAGTCAGTGCTCGGAACATTCAGCTGGTGAAGAAGAAGCAAATGAGGTGCCAGGGTGTGGTATGTGCTACAAAG GAGGCTTTTGGCTTTATTGAGAGGGCTGATGTGGTGAAGGAGATCTTCTTTCACTACAGCGAGTTCAAGGGTGATCTGGAGGCTCTGCAGGCTGGAGATGACGTAGAGTTCAcaatcaaagacagaaat GGTAAAGAGGTAGCCACAGATGTAAGGCTGCTCCCCCAAGGAACAGTCATCTTTGAGGATATCAGCATTGAGCAGTTTGAAGGCACTGTCGTCAAGGTCATTCCCAAGGTTCCCACCAAGAATCAG AATGACCCTCTACCGGGCCGTATCAGTGCCAGGATTGGTTTCACTGACAAGGAGCTGCCATTTGGCGAGAAGGACACAAAGTCCAAGGTGACCCTGCTGGAGGGAGACCACATCCAGTTCAACATTTCCACCGACCGCAGAGACAAGCTGGAGAGGGCAACCAACATTGACATCCTCCCAGACACCTTTAATTTCACCAAGGAAACCCGTGAAATG GGGGTGATTGCAGCTATACGTGACGGGTTTGGCTTTATTAAGTGTGTGGATCGAGATGCCAGGATGTTCTTTCACTTTAGTGAGGTCCTGGAGGAAAGCCAACTGCACATCTCAGATGAAGTGGAGTTCACTGTTGTGCCTGTAGGTCCTGTTTATAAGCTTTTCACAAAA GATATGCTGTCAGCTCAGAGGAACCATGCAGTGCGCATTAAGAAGCTGCCCAAGGGCACAGTGTCCTTCCACACCCAGTCTGAGCAGCGCTTTATGGGTGTGGTGGAGAAGGAAGTTGTGGCAACCACCAACAAGAATACCAGTCCCACCAAGGGCAAGGAAAAG GAATCAGAGGAAGGAGTGATTGCATATGAAGACTGTGGAGTGAAGCTCACTGTGGCATACCATACCAAGGACCTAGAGGGAGGAGGATACCCACAGGTTGGAGACAAG GTGGAGTTCTCCATCAATGAAGTGAAGCGAACTGGCCAGCAGAGCGCGGTCTCCATTAGGGTCCTCAACCGTAATGCCTCCAATGCAAAGAGGCTGCTTGGATTTGTTGCTACACTGAAGGACAACTTTGGCTTCATTGAGACAGCAAATCATGACCAGGAGATTTTCTTTCACTACAG TGAAATGTGTGGAGACTTGGAGAGCTTGGAGCTGGGCGACACAGTGGAGTACACGCTCTCTAagggaaaaggaaacaaagtCAGTGCTGAAAAGGTTACCAAAGTGGCTGCAG TGAATGGCATCAGTGAGGATGTTGGTGCAACAGTGATGATGGGGAAAGTCATCCGTCCCTTACGCAGTGTGGACCCCTCCCAGACAGAATACCAAGGGCTTATTGAAGTCACAGAGGAAG GTGCAACTAAAGGGCAGAATTATCCCTTTGGAATCATGGGTATGTCAAACAAGGCCGATTGTCTGCAGAAAGGAGAGCTTGTGAAGTTCCAGGTTTGCACAGTAGCCCAAACTGGACAGAAGATGGCCTGTTATGTGGTACCTCAGCGTAGAGCCATGGTGGAGTGTGTCAAAGACCAG TTTGGCTTCATCACATATGAAGTTGGTGAGAGCAAGAAGCTGTTCTTCCATGTAAAAGAAGTGCAAGATGGCCTTGAGCTCCAGACCGGGGATGAGGTGGAGTTCTCAGTTGTCCTCAATCAACGCACAGGAAAATGTAGTGCCTGCAACGTACGCAGAGTCAG CGAGGGGCCTAAACCAGTGGTGACTCCGCGTCCAGATCGTCTGGTTAACCGACTGAAGAGCATCACTCTTGACGACGCCAGTGCTCCCCGCCTGGTGATTGTAAGACAGCCCCGCGGTCCTGACAATTCAAAG GGCTTCAATGTGGAGCGCAAGACTCGCCAGCCCGGCGTCATTGACTGA
- the csde1 gene encoding cold shock domain-containing protein E1 isoform X5: protein MGSPWKGFVEFTLPASPPTAFVSADLSSTSPVGLSLSPYGRSMSFDPGMLHNNGHTAYANGTGPGIRETGVVEKLLTSYGFIQCSERQARLFFHCSQYNGNLQELKIGDDVEFEVSSDRRTGKPIAVKLLKIKPEVLPEERISGQVGPDLHAFPFTVLHGYIHPVVSAIPVHLDGKSAPGQVPTGSVCYERNGEVFYLTYTPDDVEGNIHLDTGDKVSFYMETNKHTGAVSARNIQLVKKKQMRCQGVVCATKEAFGFIERADVVKEIFFHYSEFKGDLEALQAGDDVEFTIKDRNGKEVATDVRLLPQGTVIFEDISIEQFEGTVVKVIPKVPTKNQNDPLPGRISARIGFTDKELPFGEKDTKSKVTLLEGDHIQFNISTDRRDKLERATNIDILPDTFNFTKETREMGVIAAIRDGFGFIKCVDRDARMFFHFSEVLEESQLHISDEVEFTVVPVGPVYKLFTKDMLSAQRNHAVRIKKLPKGTVSFHTQSEQRFMGVVEKEVVATTNKNTSPTKGKEKKKDKAKVVEKESEEGVIAYEDCGVKLTVAYHTKDLEGGGYPQVGDKVEFSINEVKRTGQQSAVSIRVLNRNASNAKRLLGFVATLKDNFGFIETANHDQEIFFHYSEMCGDLESLELGDTVEYTLSKGKGNKVSAEKVTKVAAVNGISEDVGATVMMGKVIRPLRSVDPSQTEYQGLIEVTEEGATKGQNYPFGIMGMSNKADCLQKGELVKFQVCTVAQTGQKMACYVVPQRRAMVECVKDQFGFITYEVGESKKLFFHVKEVQDGLELQTGDEVEFSVVLNQRTGKCSACNVRRVSEGPKPVVTPRPDRLVNRLKSITLDDASAPRLVIVRQPRGPDNSKGFNVERKTRQPGVID from the exons ATGAGTTTTGACCCTGGCATGCTCCATAACAATGGACACACTGCGTACGCCAACGGCACAGGGCCCGGCATTAGAGAGACTGGTGTGGTGGAAAAGCTCCTGACTTCCTACGGGTTCATCCAGTGCTCCGAACGCCAGGCCCGTCTCTTCTTCCACTGCTCTCAGTACAATGGCAACCTGCAGGAGCTTAAAATAGGAG ATGATGTAGAGTTTGAGGTTTCCTCTGACAGGCGCACTGGCAAGCCCATAGCAGTGAAGCTGCTAAAGATAAAGCCAGAGGTGCTGCCAGAGGAGCGCATCTCGGGCCAGGTGGGGCCAGACCTGCACGCCTTTCCCTTTACTGTGCTGCATGGTTATATTCATCCA GTTGTCTCAGCAATCCCCGTGCACCTGGATGGAAAATCTGCTCCCGGCCAGGTGCCCACTGGCAGTGTTTGTTATGAAAGAAATGGG GAAGTGTTCTACCTTACCTACACCCCTGATGATGTGGAGGGAAATATCCACCTGGACACtggtgacaaagtcagcttttaTATGGAAACCAACAAGCA TACTGGTGCAGTCAGTGCTCGGAACATTCAGCTGGTGAAGAAGAAGCAAATGAGGTGCCAGGGTGTGGTATGTGCTACAAAG GAGGCTTTTGGCTTTATTGAGAGGGCTGATGTGGTGAAGGAGATCTTCTTTCACTACAGCGAGTTCAAGGGTGATCTGGAGGCTCTGCAGGCTGGAGATGACGTAGAGTTCAcaatcaaagacagaaat GGTAAAGAGGTAGCCACAGATGTAAGGCTGCTCCCCCAAGGAACAGTCATCTTTGAGGATATCAGCATTGAGCAGTTTGAAGGCACTGTCGTCAAGGTCATTCCCAAGGTTCCCACCAAGAATCAG AATGACCCTCTACCGGGCCGTATCAGTGCCAGGATTGGTTTCACTGACAAGGAGCTGCCATTTGGCGAGAAGGACACAAAGTCCAAGGTGACCCTGCTGGAGGGAGACCACATCCAGTTCAACATTTCCACCGACCGCAGAGACAAGCTGGAGAGGGCAACCAACATTGACATCCTCCCAGACACCTTTAATTTCACCAAGGAAACCCGTGAAATG GGGGTGATTGCAGCTATACGTGACGGGTTTGGCTTTATTAAGTGTGTGGATCGAGATGCCAGGATGTTCTTTCACTTTAGTGAGGTCCTGGAGGAAAGCCAACTGCACATCTCAGATGAAGTGGAGTTCACTGTTGTGCCTGTAGGTCCTGTTTATAAGCTTTTCACAAAA GATATGCTGTCAGCTCAGAGGAACCATGCAGTGCGCATTAAGAAGCTGCCCAAGGGCACAGTGTCCTTCCACACCCAGTCTGAGCAGCGCTTTATGGGTGTGGTGGAGAAGGAAGTTGTGGCAACCACCAACAAGAATACCAGTCCCACCAAGGGCAAGGAAAAG AAAAAAGACAAG GCTAAAGTTGTAGAAAAG GAATCAGAGGAAGGAGTGATTGCATATGAAGACTGTGGAGTGAAGCTCACTGTGGCATACCATACCAAGGACCTAGAGGGAGGAGGATACCCACAGGTTGGAGACAAG GTGGAGTTCTCCATCAATGAAGTGAAGCGAACTGGCCAGCAGAGCGCGGTCTCCATTAGGGTCCTCAACCGTAATGCCTCCAATGCAAAGAGGCTGCTTGGATTTGTTGCTACACTGAAGGACAACTTTGGCTTCATTGAGACAGCAAATCATGACCAGGAGATTTTCTTTCACTACAG TGAAATGTGTGGAGACTTGGAGAGCTTGGAGCTGGGCGACACAGTGGAGTACACGCTCTCTAagggaaaaggaaacaaagtCAGTGCTGAAAAGGTTACCAAAGTGGCTGCAG TGAATGGCATCAGTGAGGATGTTGGTGCAACAGTGATGATGGGGAAAGTCATCCGTCCCTTACGCAGTGTGGACCCCTCCCAGACAGAATACCAAGGGCTTATTGAAGTCACAGAGGAAG GTGCAACTAAAGGGCAGAATTATCCCTTTGGAATCATGGGTATGTCAAACAAGGCCGATTGTCTGCAGAAAGGAGAGCTTGTGAAGTTCCAGGTTTGCACAGTAGCCCAAACTGGACAGAAGATGGCCTGTTATGTGGTACCTCAGCGTAGAGCCATGGTGGAGTGTGTCAAAGACCAG TTTGGCTTCATCACATATGAAGTTGGTGAGAGCAAGAAGCTGTTCTTCCATGTAAAAGAAGTGCAAGATGGCCTTGAGCTCCAGACCGGGGATGAGGTGGAGTTCTCAGTTGTCCTCAATCAACGCACAGGAAAATGTAGTGCCTGCAACGTACGCAGAGTCAG CGAGGGGCCTAAACCAGTGGTGACTCCGCGTCCAGATCGTCTGGTTAACCGACTGAAGAGCATCACTCTTGACGACGCCAGTGCTCCCCGCCTGGTGATTGTAAGACAGCCCCGCGGTCCTGACAATTCAAAG GGCTTCAATGTGGAGCGCAAGACTCGCCAGCCCGGCGTCATTGACTGA
- the csde1 gene encoding cold shock domain-containing protein E1 isoform X1 encodes MERGSSEPPVARNTGSAPSTSTGPMPIPRSSSVSCHPHPGSKKHKRTPLYQRSMSFDPGMLHNNGHTAYANGTGPGIRETGVVEKLLTSYGFIQCSERQARLFFHCSQYNGNLQELKIGDDVEFEVSSDRRTGKPIAVKLLKIKPEVLPEERISGQVGPDLHAFPFTVLHGYIHPVVSAIPVHLDGKSAPGQVPTGSVCYERNGEVFYLTYTPDDVEGNIHLDTGDKVSFYMETNKHTGAVSARNIQLVKKKQMRCQGVVCATKEAFGFIERADVVKEIFFHYSEFKGDLEALQAGDDVEFTIKDRNGKEVATDVRLLPQGTVIFEDISIEQFEGTVVKVIPKVPTKNQNDPLPGRISARIGFTDKELPFGEKDTKSKVTLLEGDHIQFNISTDRRDKLERATNIDILPDTFNFTKETREMGVIAAIRDGFGFIKCVDRDARMFFHFSEVLEESQLHISDEVEFTVVPVGPVYKLFTKDMLSAQRNHAVRIKKLPKGTVSFHTQSEQRFMGVVEKEVVATTNKNTSPTKGKEKKKDKAKVVEKESEEGVIAYEDCGVKLTVAYHTKDLEGGGYPQVGDKVEFSINEVKRTGQQSAVSIRVLNRNASNAKRLLGFVATLKDNFGFIETANHDQEIFFHYSEMCGDLESLELGDTVEYTLSKGKGNKVSAEKVTKVAAVNGISEDVGATVMMGKVIRPLRSVDPSQTEYQGLIEVTEEGATKGQNYPFGIMGMSNKADCLQKGELVKFQVCTVAQTGQKMACYVVPQRRAMVECVKDQFGFITYEVGESKKLFFHVKEVQDGLELQTGDEVEFSVVLNQRTGKCSACNVRRVSEGPKPVVTPRPDRLVNRLKSITLDDASAPRLVIVRQPRGPDNSKGFNVERKTRQPGVID; translated from the exons ATGGAAAGAGGCTCATCTGAACCTCCAGTGGCTCGCAACACTGGCTCTGCCCCATCTACCTCTACTGGTCCCATGCCTATCCCCCGCTCCTCCTCCGTCTCTTGCCATCCCCACCCAGGAAGTAAAAAACACAAGCGGACTCCTTTGTATCAGAGATCA ATGAGTTTTGACCCTGGCATGCTCCATAACAATGGACACACTGCGTACGCCAACGGCACAGGGCCCGGCATTAGAGAGACTGGTGTGGTGGAAAAGCTCCTGACTTCCTACGGGTTCATCCAGTGCTCCGAACGCCAGGCCCGTCTCTTCTTCCACTGCTCTCAGTACAATGGCAACCTGCAGGAGCTTAAAATAGGAG ATGATGTAGAGTTTGAGGTTTCCTCTGACAGGCGCACTGGCAAGCCCATAGCAGTGAAGCTGCTAAAGATAAAGCCAGAGGTGCTGCCAGAGGAGCGCATCTCGGGCCAGGTGGGGCCAGACCTGCACGCCTTTCCCTTTACTGTGCTGCATGGTTATATTCATCCA GTTGTCTCAGCAATCCCCGTGCACCTGGATGGAAAATCTGCTCCCGGCCAGGTGCCCACTGGCAGTGTTTGTTATGAAAGAAATGGG GAAGTGTTCTACCTTACCTACACCCCTGATGATGTGGAGGGAAATATCCACCTGGACACtggtgacaaagtcagcttttaTATGGAAACCAACAAGCA TACTGGTGCAGTCAGTGCTCGGAACATTCAGCTGGTGAAGAAGAAGCAAATGAGGTGCCAGGGTGTGGTATGTGCTACAAAG GAGGCTTTTGGCTTTATTGAGAGGGCTGATGTGGTGAAGGAGATCTTCTTTCACTACAGCGAGTTCAAGGGTGATCTGGAGGCTCTGCAGGCTGGAGATGACGTAGAGTTCAcaatcaaagacagaaat GGTAAAGAGGTAGCCACAGATGTAAGGCTGCTCCCCCAAGGAACAGTCATCTTTGAGGATATCAGCATTGAGCAGTTTGAAGGCACTGTCGTCAAGGTCATTCCCAAGGTTCCCACCAAGAATCAG AATGACCCTCTACCGGGCCGTATCAGTGCCAGGATTGGTTTCACTGACAAGGAGCTGCCATTTGGCGAGAAGGACACAAAGTCCAAGGTGACCCTGCTGGAGGGAGACCACATCCAGTTCAACATTTCCACCGACCGCAGAGACAAGCTGGAGAGGGCAACCAACATTGACATCCTCCCAGACACCTTTAATTTCACCAAGGAAACCCGTGAAATG GGGGTGATTGCAGCTATACGTGACGGGTTTGGCTTTATTAAGTGTGTGGATCGAGATGCCAGGATGTTCTTTCACTTTAGTGAGGTCCTGGAGGAAAGCCAACTGCACATCTCAGATGAAGTGGAGTTCACTGTTGTGCCTGTAGGTCCTGTTTATAAGCTTTTCACAAAA GATATGCTGTCAGCTCAGAGGAACCATGCAGTGCGCATTAAGAAGCTGCCCAAGGGCACAGTGTCCTTCCACACCCAGTCTGAGCAGCGCTTTATGGGTGTGGTGGAGAAGGAAGTTGTGGCAACCACCAACAAGAATACCAGTCCCACCAAGGGCAAGGAAAAG AAAAAAGACAAG GCTAAAGTTGTAGAAAAG GAATCAGAGGAAGGAGTGATTGCATATGAAGACTGTGGAGTGAAGCTCACTGTGGCATACCATACCAAGGACCTAGAGGGAGGAGGATACCCACAGGTTGGAGACAAG GTGGAGTTCTCCATCAATGAAGTGAAGCGAACTGGCCAGCAGAGCGCGGTCTCCATTAGGGTCCTCAACCGTAATGCCTCCAATGCAAAGAGGCTGCTTGGATTTGTTGCTACACTGAAGGACAACTTTGGCTTCATTGAGACAGCAAATCATGACCAGGAGATTTTCTTTCACTACAG TGAAATGTGTGGAGACTTGGAGAGCTTGGAGCTGGGCGACACAGTGGAGTACACGCTCTCTAagggaaaaggaaacaaagtCAGTGCTGAAAAGGTTACCAAAGTGGCTGCAG TGAATGGCATCAGTGAGGATGTTGGTGCAACAGTGATGATGGGGAAAGTCATCCGTCCCTTACGCAGTGTGGACCCCTCCCAGACAGAATACCAAGGGCTTATTGAAGTCACAGAGGAAG GTGCAACTAAAGGGCAGAATTATCCCTTTGGAATCATGGGTATGTCAAACAAGGCCGATTGTCTGCAGAAAGGAGAGCTTGTGAAGTTCCAGGTTTGCACAGTAGCCCAAACTGGACAGAAGATGGCCTGTTATGTGGTACCTCAGCGTAGAGCCATGGTGGAGTGTGTCAAAGACCAG TTTGGCTTCATCACATATGAAGTTGGTGAGAGCAAGAAGCTGTTCTTCCATGTAAAAGAAGTGCAAGATGGCCTTGAGCTCCAGACCGGGGATGAGGTGGAGTTCTCAGTTGTCCTCAATCAACGCACAGGAAAATGTAGTGCCTGCAACGTACGCAGAGTCAG CGAGGGGCCTAAACCAGTGGTGACTCCGCGTCCAGATCGTCTGGTTAACCGACTGAAGAGCATCACTCTTGACGACGCCAGTGCTCCCCGCCTGGTGATTGTAAGACAGCCCCGCGGTCCTGACAATTCAAAG GGCTTCAATGTGGAGCGCAAGACTCGCCAGCCCGGCGTCATTGACTGA